Proteins encoded by one window of Bactrocera oleae isolate idBacOlea1 chromosome 4, idBacOlea1, whole genome shotgun sequence:
- the LOC106627209 gene encoding uncharacterized protein isoform X2: MPPKRRRRFQGLYYHSSPPKVLPMNGQSSNQGRKRRDIDDFSVKLSTIRIWMHEKDIGKLTRILWAGQGSRLCQQASTNPRVKRFLAAVPYVMNSIKDVHQAVIDNNLETLQAKMEPPVPPALITCRDANGLNLIHKAAGLGHTKILEYLIGIWPDGIAETDITGKTPLHWAASHKNNMRCYTLLTEAGCDEEALDYKMKSPTYYRHKPHEIERAFLVYVPEAPRVSPDVATDWEALSEDTGDGGKKLDIKIPDTNGFHGRTTDDSIENTSEVDLNDGISTTEEQHAVAVINGNGDDSAPQTPAKDDEEAKDYAAEGFEEDTPLTNGATETNDVNGHDIAKAKAESEDAEVVEADGEAAVDADAEAEAPANVTADVEADADAIPEVEATEAKTNMKALNHTTTTTTNGNEEHAEQRESETAATAVDDNKDTAESDIVENKTKNEQSEETEKVEARKVESEKKTIEESETKAKEEDGQKNEGTENQVDTEEKSETVERKEVENTKDDEKETKVKENKIKDETANTESKIEETQVSELSIEPRIESGDTQMKEEKEQKPMGEKEQEQTEAEAEAKSGDKIESEVVEVQHVGEQAEDHKSDLEVNELDQKFKDVVDEIAPLDTTEAVKEILKEQKHEHENENEAATDSENETNNGYESDNEPAPDTASEHEAESEAENDDEVQVITDPQTAEKLDENHNEDKYGNGDVASSPTSSLAIEGFVSGASEDNRVQSQSAAYVHESDVRGAIEAGDMEQLAQIVLNGDGKKLMNMQSNNPDIQAFLSNVPNYMSKIRRVHEAAREGSLLALQQALDRRKFAIAKDDISPNGATPLHVAVLFGNTDIVRYLAARFPETTTITDNDGRTALHYAATINDNGHFYNVLTQLGANSKALDKLGNTPEFYQNKDEEAKDILNYKKLLSNFGAEELEDELLNDQGQAENGGSQMNPIFKTEQGKYLANNLADPLIKALTEIANKRPEDPVAFLANYLQNYLHKRDPTETSNSGKTNSTATITSHTGMVRRTGTGLRGDSNINGDEDRIEEDHISNADEDEETLANVDDRDEHGQSMLHFACARSHRRGALMHLIEESNIDITYRDELYRTARDVSLQANQPSNAKDIDRYVLSLAVIGDVKPFEMLAAEGYDHIVDITDDNELSIVEIAVEREHEELANFLRNLRTLEELREELHQMIRDGNVGRAKEIVAEPNGKWLLKAKNYYGRTALHIAVLKENEEVVEHFVNIYPEALKIGDNLERTVLHYAMGTNAIESLSRILIQKGAKRTTKDLKGRQPSYYFMNKADILRLQEEEEENR; encoded by the exons ATGCCACCGAAACGCAGACGCCGTTTTCAAGGATTGTACTATCATTCGTCGCCGCCGAAAG ttctacCAATGAACGGACAATCGTCGAACCAAGGCCGAAAGCGTCGTGACATAGATG ATTTCTCAGTCAAACTATCAACCATAAGAATATGGATGCACGAAAAGGATATTGGCAAGCTGACACGCATTCTCTGGGCCGGTCAGGGCAGTCGGCTGTGCCAGCAGGCGAGCACAAATCCGCGTGTCAAACGTTTTTTGGCAGCGGTGCCATATGTGATG aattcgATCAAGGACGTACATCAAGCCGTCATCGACAATAATTTGGAGACATTGCAGGCGAAAATGGAGCCACCGGTGCCACCGGCACTCATTACCTGTCGCGATGCGAATGGTCTGAATCTTATACACAAAGCGGCGGGTCTGGGGCATACCAAGATACTTGAGTATCTGATTGGTATTTGGCCGGATGGCATTGCCGAAACGGATATAACGGGCAAAACACCGTTACATTGGGCGGCAAGTCACAAGAATAACATGCGCTGCTATACGCTGCTCACGGAGGCCGGCTGCGATGAAGAGGCCTTGGATTAT aaaatgaaaTCGCCTACTTACTATCGCCACAAGCCGCACGAAATTGAACGTGCCTTTTTGGTTTATGTGCCGGAGGCGCCACGTGTCTCACCAGATGTCGCCACCGATTGGGAGGCGCTGAGCGAAGACACTGGCGATGGTGGCAAG AAATTAGATATTAAAATACCAGATACGAATGGTTTTCATGGTCGCACCACTGATGACAGTATTGAAAATACATCGGAGGTGGATCTGAATGATGG CATAAGCACCACGGAAGAACAACACGCCGTAGCTGTTATCAATGGCAATGGTGATGACTCAGCACCACAAACGCCAGCAAAAGATGACGAAGAAGCAAAAGATTATGCAGCGGAGGGTTTTGAAGAAGACACACCACTGACAAATGGTGCGACAGAAACAAACGACGTCAATGGACATGACATAGCTAAGGCAAAAGCCGAATCTGAGGACGCTGAAGTTGTAGAGGCTGATGGCGAAGCTGCGGTAGATGCAGATGCTGAGGCAGAAGCTCCGGCTAATGTTACGGCTGACGTCGAAGCCGATGCTGATGCCATTCCAGAGGTAGAAGCCACAGAAGCGAAG ACTAATATGAAAGCtttaaatcacacaacaacaacaacaacaaatgggaATGAAGAGCATGCGGAGCAGAGAGAGAGTGAGACAGCGGCAACAGCTGTTGACGATAACAAGGATACGGCAGAGAGCGATATTGTTGAAAATAAGACGAAAAATGAGCAAAGTGAGGAGACAGAGAAGGTAGAAGCGAGAAAAgttgaaagtgaaaagaaaaCTATCGAAGAGAGTGAAACTAAGGCCAAAGAGGAAGATGGACAAAAAAACGAAGGTACGGAAAATCAAGTAGACACAGAAGAGAAGTCAGAAACAGTTGAAAGGAAAGAAGTAGAAAATACGAAGGATGATGAAAAAGAAACCAaggttaaagaaaataaaataaaggatGAAACAGCAAATACTGAGAGTAAAATAGAAGAGACACAGGTCTCCGAGTTGTCGATAGAGCCTCGCATTGAGAGTGGAGACACGCAAATGAAAGAAGAAAAGGAACAGAAACCAATGGGTGAGAAAGAGCAAGAACAAACAGAAGCGGAAGCGGAAGCAAAGAGCGGCGATAAGATAGAGAGTGAAGTTGTCGAAGTACAGCATGTTGGAGAGCAAGCTGAAGATCATAAAAGCGATTTAGAAGTAAATGAGTTGGACCAAAAGTTTAAAGACGTAGTTGACGAAATAGCACCGCTCGATACCACAGAGGCAGTAaaggaaatattaaaagaa CAAAAACACGAACATGAAAACGAAAACGAAGCAGCAACAGACAGTGAAAATGAAACTAATAACGGATACGAATCGGATAATGAACCCGCACCCGATACCGCATCCGAACACGAAGCCGAGTCTGAAGCCGAAAACGACGACGAGGTGCAAGTAATTACAGATCCACAAACAGCCGAAAAGCTGGATGAAAATCACAACGAAGATAAATATGGCAACGGTGATGTCGCCAGTTCGCCGACCTCATCGCTGGCCATTGAGGGCTTTGTGAGTGGCGCGTCGGAGGATAATAGAGTTCAGTCGCAATCCGCTGCTTACGTACACGAA TCAGATGTACGCGGAGCCATCGAGGCCGGTGACATGGAACAATTAGCGCAAATTGTACTCAACGGTGATGGTAAAAAGCTGATGAATATGCAGTCCAATAATCCGGACATACAGGCGTTTCTCAGTAATGTGCCCAATTATATG AGCAAAATTCGACGTGTGCATGAAGCGGCTCGCGAAGGTAGCCTGTTGGCTTTGCAACAAGCTTTGGATCGACGAAAGTTTGCCATTGCTAAGGATGATATCTCACCTAATGGTGCAACACCACTGCATGTGGCCGTGCTCTTTGGTAATACAG ATATTGTGCGGTATTTGGCGGCACGTTTTCCAGAAACCACCACAATCACCGACAATGATGGACGTACAGCGCTACATTATGCCGCCACAATTAATGATAATGGACACTTTTACAATGTACTCACACAGCTTGGTGCCAACAGTAAAGCTTTGGATAAG CTTGGGAACACGCCTGAGTTCTATCAAAATAAAGACGAAGAAGCCAAAGATATACTCAACTATAAAAAGTTATTGAGCAATTTTGGCGCAGAAGAGCTCGAGGATGAACTGCTGAATGATCAAG GTCAAGCTGAAAATGGCGGCAGTCAAATGAACCCCATTTTTAAAACGGAGCAAGGCAAATATTTAGCGAACA ATCTCGCTGATCCGCTCATTAAAGCTCTCACGGAAATCGCCAACAAACGGCCGGAAGACCCCGTTGCATTTCTCGCTAATTATCTGCAAAATTATCTACACAAGCGCGATCCCACAGAGACGAGTAATAGTGGCAAGACAAATTCCACCGCAACAATAACGTCCCACACAGGCATGGTGCGACGCACGGGCACGGGTTTGCGCGGTGACAGCAATATAAATGGCGATGAGGATCGCATTGAAGAAGATCACATTTCGAATGCCGATGAGGACGAGGAAACGCTAGCAAATGTTGATGATCGCGATGAGCATGGACAAAGTATGCTACATTTCGCATGTGCGCGTTCACATCGACGCGGTGCGCTAATGCATCTAATTGAGGAATCGAATATCGATATAACATATCGAGATGAATTGTATCGAACGGCGCGTGATGTATCGCTACAGGCGAATCAACCATCGAATGCGAAAGATATCGATCGTTATGTGTTATCGCTAGCTGTGATTG GTGATGTTAAGCCATTCGAAATGCTCGCTGCGGAAGGCTATGATCACATCGTAGACATTACCGACGACAACGAATTAAGTATAGTGGAAATAGCTGTCGAGCGTGAACACGAAGAGCTTGCGAACTTTCTACGCAATCTACGCACATTGGAG GAATTGCGCGAAGAATTACATCAAATGATAAGAGACGGTAATGTCGGACGTGCGAAGGAAATCGTAGCAGAGCCGAATGGCAAATGGCTCTTAAAAGCCAAAAACTACTATG GACGCACAGCTTTGCATATAGCAGTTTTGAAAGAGAACGAAGAAGTCGTGGaacattttgtaaatatctaTCCGGAAGCTCTGAAGATTGGTGATAAT CTGGAACGCACTGTCTTGCACTATGCCATGGGCACGAATGCCATCGAAAGCTTAAGTCGCATACTCATACAAAAAGGTGCCAAGCGTACAACTAAAGATCTGAAAGGACGTCAGCCAAGTTATTACTTTATGAATAAAGCCGATATTTTGCGTTTGCAAGAGGAAGAGGAGGAGAACCGTTAA
- the LOC106627209 gene encoding uncharacterized protein isoform X1, with protein MPPKRRRRFQGLYYHSSPPKVLPMNGQSSNQGRKRRDIDDFSVKLSTIRIWMHEKDIGKLTRILWAGQGSRLCQQASTNPRVKRFLAAVPYVMNSIKDVHQAVIDNNLETLQAKMEPPVPPALITCRDANGLNLIHKAAGLGHTKILEYLIGIWPDGIAETDITGKTPLHWAASHKNNMRCYTLLTEAGCDEEALDYKMKSPTYYRHKPHEIERAFLVYVPEAPRVSPDVATDWEALSEDTGDGGKKLDIKIPDTNGFHGRTTDDSIENTSEVDLNDGISTTEEQHAVAVINGNGDDSAPQTPAKDDEEAKDYAAEGFEEDTPLTNGATETNDVNGHDIAKAKAESEDAEVVEADGEAAVDADAEAEAPANVTADVEADADAIPEVEATEAKTNMKALNHTTTTTTNGNEEHAEQRESETAATAVDDNKDTAESDIVENKTKNEQSEETEKVEARKVESEKKTIEESETKAKEEDGQKNEGTENQVDTEEKSETVERKEVENTKDDEKETKVKENKIKDETANTESKIEETQVSELSIEPRIESGDTQMKEEKEQKPMGEKEQEQTEAEAEAKSGDKIESEVVEVQHVGEQAEDHKSDLEVNELDQKFKDVVDEIAPLDTTEAVKEILKEQKHEHENENEAATDSENETNNGYESDNEPAPDTASEHEAESEAENDDEVQVITDPQTAEKLDENHNEDKYGNGDVASSPTSSLAIEGFVSGASEDNRVQSQSAAYVHEQSDVRGAIEAGDMEQLAQIVLNGDGKKLMNMQSNNPDIQAFLSNVPNYMSKIRRVHEAAREGSLLALQQALDRRKFAIAKDDISPNGATPLHVAVLFGNTDIVRYLAARFPETTTITDNDGRTALHYAATINDNGHFYNVLTQLGANSKALDKLGNTPEFYQNKDEEAKDILNYKKLLSNFGAEELEDELLNDQGQAENGGSQMNPIFKTEQGKYLANNLADPLIKALTEIANKRPEDPVAFLANYLQNYLHKRDPTETSNSGKTNSTATITSHTGMVRRTGTGLRGDSNINGDEDRIEEDHISNADEDEETLANVDDRDEHGQSMLHFACARSHRRGALMHLIEESNIDITYRDELYRTARDVSLQANQPSNAKDIDRYVLSLAVIGDVKPFEMLAAEGYDHIVDITDDNELSIVEIAVEREHEELANFLRNLRTLEELREELHQMIRDGNVGRAKEIVAEPNGKWLLKAKNYYGRTALHIAVLKENEEVVEHFVNIYPEALKIGDNLERTVLHYAMGTNAIESLSRILIQKGAKRTTKDLKGRQPSYYFMNKADILRLQEEEEENR; from the exons ATGCCACCGAAACGCAGACGCCGTTTTCAAGGATTGTACTATCATTCGTCGCCGCCGAAAG ttctacCAATGAACGGACAATCGTCGAACCAAGGCCGAAAGCGTCGTGACATAGATG ATTTCTCAGTCAAACTATCAACCATAAGAATATGGATGCACGAAAAGGATATTGGCAAGCTGACACGCATTCTCTGGGCCGGTCAGGGCAGTCGGCTGTGCCAGCAGGCGAGCACAAATCCGCGTGTCAAACGTTTTTTGGCAGCGGTGCCATATGTGATG aattcgATCAAGGACGTACATCAAGCCGTCATCGACAATAATTTGGAGACATTGCAGGCGAAAATGGAGCCACCGGTGCCACCGGCACTCATTACCTGTCGCGATGCGAATGGTCTGAATCTTATACACAAAGCGGCGGGTCTGGGGCATACCAAGATACTTGAGTATCTGATTGGTATTTGGCCGGATGGCATTGCCGAAACGGATATAACGGGCAAAACACCGTTACATTGGGCGGCAAGTCACAAGAATAACATGCGCTGCTATACGCTGCTCACGGAGGCCGGCTGCGATGAAGAGGCCTTGGATTAT aaaatgaaaTCGCCTACTTACTATCGCCACAAGCCGCACGAAATTGAACGTGCCTTTTTGGTTTATGTGCCGGAGGCGCCACGTGTCTCACCAGATGTCGCCACCGATTGGGAGGCGCTGAGCGAAGACACTGGCGATGGTGGCAAG AAATTAGATATTAAAATACCAGATACGAATGGTTTTCATGGTCGCACCACTGATGACAGTATTGAAAATACATCGGAGGTGGATCTGAATGATGG CATAAGCACCACGGAAGAACAACACGCCGTAGCTGTTATCAATGGCAATGGTGATGACTCAGCACCACAAACGCCAGCAAAAGATGACGAAGAAGCAAAAGATTATGCAGCGGAGGGTTTTGAAGAAGACACACCACTGACAAATGGTGCGACAGAAACAAACGACGTCAATGGACATGACATAGCTAAGGCAAAAGCCGAATCTGAGGACGCTGAAGTTGTAGAGGCTGATGGCGAAGCTGCGGTAGATGCAGATGCTGAGGCAGAAGCTCCGGCTAATGTTACGGCTGACGTCGAAGCCGATGCTGATGCCATTCCAGAGGTAGAAGCCACAGAAGCGAAG ACTAATATGAAAGCtttaaatcacacaacaacaacaacaacaaatgggaATGAAGAGCATGCGGAGCAGAGAGAGAGTGAGACAGCGGCAACAGCTGTTGACGATAACAAGGATACGGCAGAGAGCGATATTGTTGAAAATAAGACGAAAAATGAGCAAAGTGAGGAGACAGAGAAGGTAGAAGCGAGAAAAgttgaaagtgaaaagaaaaCTATCGAAGAGAGTGAAACTAAGGCCAAAGAGGAAGATGGACAAAAAAACGAAGGTACGGAAAATCAAGTAGACACAGAAGAGAAGTCAGAAACAGTTGAAAGGAAAGAAGTAGAAAATACGAAGGATGATGAAAAAGAAACCAaggttaaagaaaataaaataaaggatGAAACAGCAAATACTGAGAGTAAAATAGAAGAGACACAGGTCTCCGAGTTGTCGATAGAGCCTCGCATTGAGAGTGGAGACACGCAAATGAAAGAAGAAAAGGAACAGAAACCAATGGGTGAGAAAGAGCAAGAACAAACAGAAGCGGAAGCGGAAGCAAAGAGCGGCGATAAGATAGAGAGTGAAGTTGTCGAAGTACAGCATGTTGGAGAGCAAGCTGAAGATCATAAAAGCGATTTAGAAGTAAATGAGTTGGACCAAAAGTTTAAAGACGTAGTTGACGAAATAGCACCGCTCGATACCACAGAGGCAGTAaaggaaatattaaaagaa CAAAAACACGAACATGAAAACGAAAACGAAGCAGCAACAGACAGTGAAAATGAAACTAATAACGGATACGAATCGGATAATGAACCCGCACCCGATACCGCATCCGAACACGAAGCCGAGTCTGAAGCCGAAAACGACGACGAGGTGCAAGTAATTACAGATCCACAAACAGCCGAAAAGCTGGATGAAAATCACAACGAAGATAAATATGGCAACGGTGATGTCGCCAGTTCGCCGACCTCATCGCTGGCCATTGAGGGCTTTGTGAGTGGCGCGTCGGAGGATAATAGAGTTCAGTCGCAATCCGCTGCTTACGTACACGAA CAGTCAGATGTACGCGGAGCCATCGAGGCCGGTGACATGGAACAATTAGCGCAAATTGTACTCAACGGTGATGGTAAAAAGCTGATGAATATGCAGTCCAATAATCCGGACATACAGGCGTTTCTCAGTAATGTGCCCAATTATATG AGCAAAATTCGACGTGTGCATGAAGCGGCTCGCGAAGGTAGCCTGTTGGCTTTGCAACAAGCTTTGGATCGACGAAAGTTTGCCATTGCTAAGGATGATATCTCACCTAATGGTGCAACACCACTGCATGTGGCCGTGCTCTTTGGTAATACAG ATATTGTGCGGTATTTGGCGGCACGTTTTCCAGAAACCACCACAATCACCGACAATGATGGACGTACAGCGCTACATTATGCCGCCACAATTAATGATAATGGACACTTTTACAATGTACTCACACAGCTTGGTGCCAACAGTAAAGCTTTGGATAAG CTTGGGAACACGCCTGAGTTCTATCAAAATAAAGACGAAGAAGCCAAAGATATACTCAACTATAAAAAGTTATTGAGCAATTTTGGCGCAGAAGAGCTCGAGGATGAACTGCTGAATGATCAAG GTCAAGCTGAAAATGGCGGCAGTCAAATGAACCCCATTTTTAAAACGGAGCAAGGCAAATATTTAGCGAACA ATCTCGCTGATCCGCTCATTAAAGCTCTCACGGAAATCGCCAACAAACGGCCGGAAGACCCCGTTGCATTTCTCGCTAATTATCTGCAAAATTATCTACACAAGCGCGATCCCACAGAGACGAGTAATAGTGGCAAGACAAATTCCACCGCAACAATAACGTCCCACACAGGCATGGTGCGACGCACGGGCACGGGTTTGCGCGGTGACAGCAATATAAATGGCGATGAGGATCGCATTGAAGAAGATCACATTTCGAATGCCGATGAGGACGAGGAAACGCTAGCAAATGTTGATGATCGCGATGAGCATGGACAAAGTATGCTACATTTCGCATGTGCGCGTTCACATCGACGCGGTGCGCTAATGCATCTAATTGAGGAATCGAATATCGATATAACATATCGAGATGAATTGTATCGAACGGCGCGTGATGTATCGCTACAGGCGAATCAACCATCGAATGCGAAAGATATCGATCGTTATGTGTTATCGCTAGCTGTGATTG GTGATGTTAAGCCATTCGAAATGCTCGCTGCGGAAGGCTATGATCACATCGTAGACATTACCGACGACAACGAATTAAGTATAGTGGAAATAGCTGTCGAGCGTGAACACGAAGAGCTTGCGAACTTTCTACGCAATCTACGCACATTGGAG GAATTGCGCGAAGAATTACATCAAATGATAAGAGACGGTAATGTCGGACGTGCGAAGGAAATCGTAGCAGAGCCGAATGGCAAATGGCTCTTAAAAGCCAAAAACTACTATG GACGCACAGCTTTGCATATAGCAGTTTTGAAAGAGAACGAAGAAGTCGTGGaacattttgtaaatatctaTCCGGAAGCTCTGAAGATTGGTGATAAT CTGGAACGCACTGTCTTGCACTATGCCATGGGCACGAATGCCATCGAAAGCTTAAGTCGCATACTCATACAAAAAGGTGCCAAGCGTACAACTAAAGATCTGAAAGGACGTCAGCCAAGTTATTACTTTATGAATAAAGCCGATATTTTGCGTTTGCAAGAGGAAGAGGAGGAGAACCGTTAA